In Nymphaea colorata isolate Beijing-Zhang1983 chromosome 3, ASM883128v2, whole genome shotgun sequence, a genomic segment contains:
- the LOC116249602 gene encoding probable folate-biopterin transporter 7 isoform X2, producing MMTQSTSNSFPTVPGFLQAISWLSIAFLSQSGSSSIVIISLLLLLSNLGASIVEVANDAIVAESGKQVSQDKKSRSGELQSFVCMAAAVGGILGNLLGGMALNQLSPKTMFLIFGLLVTFQLIATLTIHENSLNLPHNMSTGIHSQLSSLIAALRRPDIAYTIIWLFMSLAIVPLLTGSMFFYQTEYLNLDSSVIGISKVVGQVALLVWSVIYDSKLKAVSIRKVVKHLQFMTAVCILSDVLFVKRFYWRLGLPDSIYVSVFSGILEVLFQFKLLPLCVLLAQLCPPGCEGSLMAFVMSAIALAMIVSGFLGVVLASWIGIGADEFGGLPLGILVQAACTLAPVYWSSWVAEPGKQAVEKED from the exons ATGATGACCCAGAGCACCAGCAATTCATTTCCCACTGTTCCAG GATTTCTCCAAGCAATATCTTGGCTGTCCATTGCCTTCCTCTCTCAATCTGGTTCCTCTTCCATTGTTATCATCTCTCTCCTACTACTCCTTAGCAACCTTGGTGCCTCCATTGTTGAAGTTGCCAATGATGCCATTGTTGCTGAGTCTGGGAAACAGGTTTCTCAAGACAAAAAGTCCCGTTCTGGGGAGCTACAGTCTTTTGTCTGCATGGCTGCTGCTGTTGGTGGCATCTTAGGGAACCTCCTTGGCGGTATGGCCTTGAACCAGCTTTCACCAAAAACCATGTTTCTCATCTTTGGACTCCTTGTAACTTTTCAGTTGATTGCCACACTGACCATTCATGAAAATTCCCTGAATTTACCTCATAATATGAGCACCGGCATTCACAGCCAGCTCTCCAGTCTCATCGCTGCTCTAAGAAGGCCTGATATAGCCTACACCATTATCTGGCTCTTCATGTCCCTGGCCATTGTGCCTCTCCTCACTGGCAGCATGTTCTTTTATCAGACTGAATACCTCAATCTCGATTCTTCAGTAATTGGGATCTCCAAGGTTGTTGGTCAGGTGGCGCTTTTGGTATGGAGTGTGATCTATGATAGCAAGCTGAAGGCAGTCTCCATCAGAAAGGTGGTCAAACACCTGCAGTTTATGACGGCAGTTTGCATATTATCAGATGTGCTGTTTGTTAAGAGATTCTACTGGCGTCTTGGATTGCCTGATTCTATCTATGTTTCTGTGTTCTCAGGAATCTTAGAAGTCCTTTTCCAGTTCAAGTTGCTTCCTCTGTGTGTGCTGCTTGCACAGCTCTGTCCTCCCGGCTGTGAGGGTTCTCTAATGGCGTTTGTGATGTCTGCCATAGCTTTGGCAATGATAGTAAGTGGATTCCTTGGAGTTGTTCTTGCTTCTTGGATTGGGATAGGTGCGGATGAATTTGGAGGCCTGCCTCTTGGGATCCTTGTTCAGGCTGCTTGTACCTTAGCACCTGTGTATTGGTCATCATGGGTAGCAGAGCCTGGAAAACAGGCTGTTGAAAAGGAAGATTAA
- the LOC116251673 gene encoding cytochrome P450 81Q32-like: protein MEFLCTPLLLFLFFSAILGISFKFLHKDRLPKNLPPSPPALPIIGHLHLLKKPLYRSLADLSAKHGPTLSLRLGSRLALIVSSPDLVEECFTIHDIAFANRPHLLAGRYMGNNYTTIAWTSYGPHWRNLRRIATLEVLSSARLQAFAGLRRDEVQSLLRQLFEGSDPAGFAQVELSSMVAALAFDTIVRMVTGRRWYEKGVARSEESRRFLAVIKEAMALQGAVSIGDYIPALRWLDLQGIERQMKGCYNRREVLFQGLVDEERRKRRGGDGGDGGSDAGDSRGSLIDFLLSLQETEPEYYTDLLIRGVMMVMLAAGTDTTATTLDWAIALLLNNPDVLKKARDELDARVGTDRLVEESDLANLTYLHCIVKETLRLYPAGPLLLPHELGEDCNIGGYDIPRGTILFVNAWAIHRDPKLWPEPTRFIPERFSGLEERDDGFKMIPFGFGRRKCPGSGLAMKVVQFALAGLIQCFEWERVGREEVDMAEGVGLTLTRANPLHVLYRPRHSMVKVLSHL from the exons ATGGAGTTCCTGTGCACTCcgcttctcctcttcctcttcttctcagCAATTCTAGGAATCAGCTTCAAATTCCTGCACAAAGACAGGCTACCTAAGAATCTCCCACCCTCCCCACCAGCTCTGCCCATAATCGGCCACCTCCATCTGCTAAAAAAGCCTCTGTATCGCAGCCTCGCCGACCTCTCCGCCAAACACGGGCCGACTCTCTCCCTCCGCCTCGGATCCCGCCTCGCCCTCATCGTCTCCTCCCCCGACCTCGTCGAGGAGTGCTTCACCATCCATGACATCGCCTTCGCCAACCGCCCCCATCTCCTCGCCGGCCGATACATGGGCAACAATTATACCACCATCGCGTGGACCTCCTACGGCCCCCACTGGCGCAACCTCCGGCGGATCGCCACCCTCGAAGTGCTTTCCTCTGCCCGACTCCAGGCCTTCGCCGGCCTTCGCCGTGACGAGGTCCAGTCTCTCCTGCGCCAGCTGTTCGAGGGGTCCGACCCTGCTGGGTTCGCGCAGGTGGAGCTGAGCTCGATGGTGGCCGCCCTGGCATTCGACACGATCGTCCGGATGGTCACCGGAAGACGGTGGTACGAGAAAGGAGTGGCGCGATCGGAGGAGTCGAGGCGGTTCCTGGCCGTCATCAAGGAGGCGATGGCCTTGCAAGGAGCGGTGAGCATCGGTGATTACATACCAGCGTTGAGATGGCTGGACCTGCAGGGGATAGAGAGGCAGATGAAAGGCTGCTATAATAGAAGGGAGGTGCTGTTTCAGGGTTTGGTGGACGAGGAAAGGAGAAAGCGTCGTGGTGGCGATGGCGGAGATGGTGGAAGCGACGCCGGAGATTCAAGGGGCAGCCTTATCGACTTCCTTCTTTCCCTGCAGGAGACCGAGCCGGAATACTACACCGATCTGCTGATCAGAGGGGTCATGATG GTAATGCTGGCTGCCGGAACCGACACAACAGCGACGACACTGGACTGGGCAATAGCTCTGTTGCTGAACAACCCGGATGTGCTGAAGAAGGCCAGAGACGAGCTTGATGCTCGAGTCGGCACTGACAGGCTTGTGGAAGAATCCGACCTTGCCAACTTGACCTACCTCCACTGCATAGTGAAGGAAACTCTCAGGCTCTACCCTGCTGGCCCGCTCTTGCTTCCTCATGAGTTAGGGGAGGACTGTAATATTGGGGGTTACGACATTCCACGCGGCACAATACTGTTCGTGAATGCATGGGCCATCCATCGCGACCCGAAGCTGTGGCCGGAGCCGACAAGGTTCATCCCGGAGAGGTTCAGCGGGCTGGAAGAGAGAGACGATGGTTTCAAGATGATCCCCTTTGGGTTCGGCCGGAGGAAGTGCCCGGGCTCAGGGTTGGCCATGAAGGTTGTGCAGTTTGCCCTCGCTGGGCTGATCCAATGCTTCGAGTGGGAGAGAGTTGGGAGAGAAGAGGTTGACATGGCTGAGGGTGTGGGGCTGACGCTGACGAGGGCAAACCCACTGCACGTTCTGTACAGACCACGCCACTCAATGGTCAAAGTGCTCTCTCATCTGTAG
- the LOC116249602 gene encoding probable folate-biopterin transporter 7 isoform X1 codes for MASSPMSIGNDESEVRKKRLLGFGFWIQGFRCFPWMAVNYFLKDGLGIAPSTLQILQNTANLPMVGKPLYGVISDAVYIRGQHRLPYIILGGFLQAISWLSIAFLSQSGSSSIVIISLLLLLSNLGASIVEVANDAIVAESGKQVSQDKKSRSGELQSFVCMAAAVGGILGNLLGGMALNQLSPKTMFLIFGLLVTFQLIATLTIHENSLNLPHNMSTGIHSQLSSLIAALRRPDIAYTIIWLFMSLAIVPLLTGSMFFYQTEYLNLDSSVIGISKVVGQVALLVWSVIYDSKLKAVSIRKVVKHLQFMTAVCILSDVLFVKRFYWRLGLPDSIYVSVFSGILEVLFQFKLLPLCVLLAQLCPPGCEGSLMAFVMSAIALAMIVSGFLGVVLASWIGIGADEFGGLPLGILVQAACTLAPVYWSSWVAEPGKQAVEKED; via the exons ATGGCATCGTCGCCGATGTCGATAGGCAATGACGAGTCAGAGGTGAGGAAGAAGAGGTTATTGGGATTTGGGTTCTGGATTCAGGGATTCCGATGCTTCCCGTGGATGGCTGTCAATTACTTCCTCAAGGATGGTCTTGGCATTGCTCCTTCCACCCTCCAGATCCTCCAGAACACTGCTAACCTCCCCATGGTTGGCAAGCCTCTCTATGGTGTCATCTCTGACGCTGTCTATATTCGTGGGCAGCACCGGCTCCCGTACATCATCCTCGGAG GATTTCTCCAAGCAATATCTTGGCTGTCCATTGCCTTCCTCTCTCAATCTGGTTCCTCTTCCATTGTTATCATCTCTCTCCTACTACTCCTTAGCAACCTTGGTGCCTCCATTGTTGAAGTTGCCAATGATGCCATTGTTGCTGAGTCTGGGAAACAGGTTTCTCAAGACAAAAAGTCCCGTTCTGGGGAGCTACAGTCTTTTGTCTGCATGGCTGCTGCTGTTGGTGGCATCTTAGGGAACCTCCTTGGCGGTATGGCCTTGAACCAGCTTTCACCAAAAACCATGTTTCTCATCTTTGGACTCCTTGTAACTTTTCAGTTGATTGCCACACTGACCATTCATGAAAATTCCCTGAATTTACCTCATAATATGAGCACCGGCATTCACAGCCAGCTCTCCAGTCTCATCGCTGCTCTAAGAAGGCCTGATATAGCCTACACCATTATCTGGCTCTTCATGTCCCTGGCCATTGTGCCTCTCCTCACTGGCAGCATGTTCTTTTATCAGACTGAATACCTCAATCTCGATTCTTCAGTAATTGGGATCTCCAAGGTTGTTGGTCAGGTGGCGCTTTTGGTATGGAGTGTGATCTATGATAGCAAGCTGAAGGCAGTCTCCATCAGAAAGGTGGTCAAACACCTGCAGTTTATGACGGCAGTTTGCATATTATCAGATGTGCTGTTTGTTAAGAGATTCTACTGGCGTCTTGGATTGCCTGATTCTATCTATGTTTCTGTGTTCTCAGGAATCTTAGAAGTCCTTTTCCAGTTCAAGTTGCTTCCTCTGTGTGTGCTGCTTGCACAGCTCTGTCCTCCCGGCTGTGAGGGTTCTCTAATGGCGTTTGTGATGTCTGCCATAGCTTTGGCAATGATAGTAAGTGGATTCCTTGGAGTTGTTCTTGCTTCTTGGATTGGGATAGGTGCGGATGAATTTGGAGGCCTGCCTCTTGGGATCCTTGTTCAGGCTGCTTGTACCTTAGCACCTGTGTATTGGTCATCATGGGTAGCAGAGCCTGGAAAACAGGCTGTTGAAAAGGAAGATTAA